A stretch of Candidatus Bathyarchaeota archaeon DNA encodes these proteins:
- a CDS encoding M55 family metallopeptidase, translated as MRVYIKPDLEGITGVVLEPLQTSRTEQYYQEARRLMTADVNAVSKGAVRAGANEVYVEAGHASWGHNMIFDEFIDEVRYMDGRSASRPISVMAEVYERSDAFFIVGQHPMRGVRRGVIEHTFLPPINELRVNGRPMGEMGMKAAVAGYYNVPIAFVSGCDQAVAEAQELFGDIEAVSVKKGLGRQSAILLPSRITLPMLEEGAFRAVERLSEFKPFKVIEPTKIEVEFQHTGMADAAEMTPYVKRADGLSLVFEGPFLEALRALRSMIRHAVSQRR; from the coding sequence ATGAGAGTATACATCAAGCCGGATTTGGAGGGCATTACTGGTGTTGTCTTAGAGCCCCTACAGACCAGCAGGACTGAGCAGTACTACCAGGAAGCCCGGAGGCTCATGACTGCTGACGTTAATGCAGTATCAAAGGGGGCAGTGAGGGCGGGAGCCAATGAGGTTTACGTGGAGGCCGGCCACGCGAGCTGGGGTCACAACATGATCTTCGATGAGTTTATCGATGAGGTCAGGTACATGGATGGTCGTTCTGCAAGCAGACCCATATCAGTGATGGCGGAGGTCTACGAAAGGAGCGACGCATTCTTCATCGTGGGACAGCACCCAATGAGAGGAGTCCGCAGAGGGGTTATAGAGCACACATTTTTGCCACCAATCAACGAGCTCAGGGTCAACGGCCGCCCCATGGGGGAGATGGGAATGAAGGCAGCAGTGGCGGGCTACTATAATGTGCCTATTGCATTTGTAAGTGGTTGCGATCAAGCGGTGGCCGAGGCCCAAGAACTTTTCGGGGACATAGAGGCAGTCTCTGTAAAAAAGGGGCTTGGAAGGCAGTCGGCGATCCTACTCCCCTCTAGAATTACCCTGCCTATGCTAGAGGAAGGGGCATTCCGAGCTGTGGAGCGACTCAGTGAGTTCAAACCCTTCAAGGTAATCGAGCCAACTAAAATAGAAGTGGAGTTCCAACATACTGGAATGGCTGACGCCGCAGAGATGACTCCTTATGTCAAGAGGGCTGACGGGCTTTCCCTTGTCTTCGAGGGGCCCTTTCTGGAGGCGTTAAGAGCACTCCGATCCATGATCCGTCACGCTGTAAGCCAGAGACGTTGA
- a CDS encoding DsrE/DsrF/DrsH-like family protein: MIDTSTDQGREIGFISQSEEKKKLLIVCSKGTLDMAFPPFMMATSAAALDWEVHLYFTFWGMDIVTNAKSLKISPLGNPSMGIPNILSVIPGMTTMATYMMKKKMKETGMPSIDHLIKMAKQAGVKFHACSPTMELSGITKDDLIPECNDIIGATTFIDMAGEADVTLFI, translated from the coding sequence ATGATAGATACTAGCACGGATCAAGGGCGGGAAATAGGGTTCATCTCCCAGTCAGAAGAGAAAAAAAAGCTCCTCATCGTATGCTCCAAAGGGACACTGGACATGGCCTTTCCACCGTTTATGATGGCGACATCAGCTGCAGCCTTAGACTGGGAGGTCCACCTATACTTCACGTTCTGGGGTATGGATATCGTCACGAATGCTAAGAGCCTGAAAATATCCCCTCTAGGGAACCCATCGATGGGAATACCCAACATCCTGAGCGTCATCCCTGGAATGACTACGATGGCAACCTACATGATGAAGAAAAAGATGAAGGAGACTGGTATGCCCAGCATAGATCATCTCATAAAGATGGCCAAACAAGCCGGGGTAAAATTCCACGCTTGCTCCCCCACGATGGAACTTTCAGGGATCACCAAGGATGACCTTATCCCTGAGTGCAATGATATTATAGGAGCCACTACATTCATCGACATGGCCGGAGAGGCTGATGTCACACTCTTTATCTAG
- a CDS encoding archaeal proteasome endopeptidase complex subunit alpha — translation MPRAYDRAITIFSPEGRLYQVEYALELVNQGAPIVGVSSPEGVALAANETPESRLEDPRFFMKIFQLDDHVGTAVAGLISDARVLIEQSRVYCQNNRLLYDEPVDLESLAKRIGDQAQVYTQHAGVRPYGVSMILAGIDTTGSRVFMVNPSGSYRGYKAVAVGRKNKVGNKLLEDEYNPEFTLDEAISLSVQAVKAASDENVTAKIVKVAVIPADTKIFRKLSESDVERYLT, via the coding sequence ATGCCGCGAGCCTACGACCGCGCAATAACCATATTTTCACCCGAAGGGCGCCTCTACCAAGTAGAATATGCCTTGGAATTAGTAAACCAGGGCGCACCTATAGTAGGTGTATCCTCTCCCGAAGGCGTGGCTCTAGCAGCTAACGAGACACCGGAGAGCAGGCTAGAAGATCCACGATTCTTCATGAAGATCTTCCAGCTCGATGATCACGTGGGAACAGCCGTAGCAGGCCTGATCTCTGATGCAAGAGTCCTCATCGAACAGTCTAGGGTATACTGCCAAAATAATCGGCTATTATATGATGAGCCGGTGGATCTTGAGAGCCTCGCCAAGAGGATCGGGGACCAAGCTCAGGTTTACACACAGCACGCAGGCGTGCGTCCTTACGGAGTTAGCATGATCCTCGCTGGGATAGATACAACTGGGAGCCGGGTCTTCATGGTTAACCCTAGCGGATCATATCGGGGGTACAAGGCGGTTGCAGTCGGACGTAAAAACAAAGTGGGCAACAAGCTGCTGGAGGACGAATATAATCCAGAGTTCACTCTTGACGAGGCTATATCCCTCTCAGTTCAAGCTGTAAAGGCGGCCTCAGATGAGAACGTTACAGCAAAGATCGTGAAGGTCGCCGTCATCCCTGCTGATACCAAAATCTTCAGAAAGCTCTCCGAGTCAGATGTGGAAAGATACCTCACGTAG
- a CDS encoding ribosome assembly factor SBDS, which produces MSVKYTMVRYTHQGSKFEILVDPAKGLAYKNGERADLANVLMIDTIFTDANKGTKPSESKLKAVFGTEDPIAIAELIFEKGVFQLTSQQRKNMTDQTLRQIITLISKNYVNPATKLPHPPLRVENALGEIKLSIDPFKDAEEQLKEIVNALRPILPMSMESVEIAIKIPAEYSSKSYGIVKELADITRDEWTDDGSWVAVVAISAAMQGELLDRLGKATQGNLQTNLMK; this is translated from the coding sequence ATGAGCGTTAAATATACCATGGTCAGGTACACCCACCAAGGGTCGAAATTTGAGATTCTAGTGGACCCTGCCAAAGGATTGGCCTACAAGAATGGGGAAAGGGCCGACCTTGCTAACGTTCTAATGATCGACACAATCTTCACGGATGCAAATAAAGGTACCAAACCTTCGGAGTCTAAACTCAAGGCTGTTTTTGGGACAGAAGACCCTATAGCGATAGCTGAGCTCATATTCGAGAAAGGGGTTTTCCAGCTCACTTCTCAGCAGAGAAAGAATATGACCGATCAGACTCTCCGGCAGATAATCACCCTAATCTCCAAGAATTATGTCAACCCTGCCACGAAACTCCCCCATCCACCCCTTCGGGTTGAGAACGCTCTTGGAGAGATCAAATTAAGTATCGACCCCTTCAAGGATGCCGAGGAGCAGCTGAAGGAAATTGTTAATGCTCTTCGTCCTATCCTCCCAATGAGCATGGAGAGTGTTGAAATCGCAATAAAGATCCCCGCAGAGTACTCTTCCAAATCTTATGGGATAGTGAAGGAACTCGCTGATATAACGAGGGACGAATGGACCGATGATGGTTCATGGGTAGCGGTGGTTGCTATTTCGGCAGCTATGCAGGGAGAACTACTTGACAGACTTGGAAAGGCTACGCAGGGAAACCTCCAAACCAATTTAATGAAATGA
- the rrp4 gene encoding exosome complex RNA-binding protein Rrp4: MSELFETRDLVIPGDVLFEGRVKTGDNTHRADGKVFASRIGLVTYNRGMVSVIALEAGFNPLTGDQVIGQVKDIRIGRWMVDIDAAEDGALNVIDAIDAQFRTDFDMTRVLDIGDTVVAKIVDIDRRRTPILSILGRDLGRVNEGFIMRFTPSKIPRLIGKKGSMINMIFNQTGSNVVIGQNGRILIHGRTREQEKMAVKVITKVENEAHISGLTSRVKEYLRLLKEENR; this comes from the coding sequence ATGTCAGAGCTGTTTGAGACCAGAGATCTCGTTATTCCGGGAGACGTCCTCTTTGAAGGTAGGGTTAAGACCGGAGACAACACCCACAGAGCCGATGGGAAGGTGTTTGCTAGTCGCATCGGTCTTGTCACCTACAATCGTGGCATGGTCTCGGTGATCGCCTTGGAGGCAGGCTTCAACCCCCTCACAGGAGACCAGGTAATCGGTCAAGTAAAGGATATACGGATCGGAAGGTGGATGGTGGACATTGATGCTGCTGAGGATGGCGCTTTAAACGTCATCGACGCGATAGACGCTCAATTCCGTACAGACTTCGATATGACCCGGGTTCTCGACATCGGAGATACGGTTGTTGCCAAAATCGTCGATATAGACCGAAGGCGGACACCCATTCTCTCGATCCTCGGCAGAGACTTGGGGAGGGTCAACGAAGGCTTCATCATGAGGTTTACCCCCTCGAAGATCCCGCGCCTGATCGGCAAAAAGGGATCAATGATCAATATGATTTTTAACCAGACCGGATCAAACGTTGTTATCGGTCAGAACGGGAGAATTCTCATTCACGGAAGGACTCGAGAGCAGGAGAAGATGGCAGTCAAGGTCATCACAAAGGTGGAAAACGAAGCCCATATTTCGGGTCTTACAAGTAGGGTAAAAGAATATTTGAGACTGTTAAAGGAGGAAAATAGATGA
- the rrp41 gene encoding exosome complex exonuclease Rrp41: protein MSKTKKIRKKKKSKAKTRYDGRKANEMRPTTIESGVLPNADGSAYIEMGRNKILVGVFGPREMHPRRLAKPNEATVRCRYHMSPFSVSPRRSPAPSRRDMEIGMVMSWAIQPAIFLDKYPRSVIDVYTEILEADGGTRTACINASTVALVDAGIPMRDLVSSCAAGVIDGEIVLDLGDYEDKEGQADVPVAYMPTLGQITLLQMDGVLPTKTFKGCVDLAIEGCLQVNEIQKNALRKKYGIFGEAEE from the coding sequence ATGAGTAAAACGAAGAAAATCAGGAAGAAAAAGAAGTCAAAGGCGAAAACAAGATATGACGGGAGAAAGGCCAATGAGATGCGGCCTACTACCATTGAGAGCGGAGTCCTACCAAACGCAGACGGCTCAGCATATATTGAAATGGGGAGAAACAAAATCCTCGTCGGGGTTTTCGGTCCTAGAGAGATGCACCCTAGACGCTTAGCAAAGCCAAATGAGGCAACAGTGAGATGCAGGTACCATATGTCCCCGTTCTCCGTCAGTCCACGGAGATCACCAGCCCCCTCAAGGAGGGACATGGAGATAGGTATGGTGATGAGCTGGGCGATTCAACCCGCCATCTTTCTCGATAAATATCCGAGATCCGTTATCGATGTCTACACTGAGATTTTAGAGGCCGACGGAGGGACCCGCACGGCATGCATTAACGCGTCAACTGTTGCCTTGGTAGACGCAGGGATCCCCATGAGAGATCTCGTTTCTTCCTGTGCTGCTGGCGTGATTGACGGCGAAATAGTTCTTGACCTCGGAGACTATGAGGATAAGGAGGGGCAAGCTGATGTCCCGGTGGCTTACATGCCAACGCTGGGACAGATCACCCTCCTCCAAATGGACGGAGTACTACCGACAAAGACCTTTAAGGGATGCGTGGACCTCGCAATCGAGGGATGTCTACAGGTAAATGAGATTCAGAAAAATGCACTGAGAAAAAAGTATGGTATTTTTGGGGAGGCTGAAGAGTAA
- the rrp42 gene encoding exosome complex protein Rrp42 — MASKSGIVSRLRRRKIQEVLKTGNRMDGRALDEYREIILKTSPLEKTSGSAEVTIGKSRVLVGVKVQIGRPFEDTPGRGVLMCNAEFTPIAHPTFEPGRPRENAIELARVIDRGLRSAEILDFDKLSLIDGKSVYMVFVDIYVLSYDGNLFDAASLAAMAALNTTKGPVHTVKNGVIELTKKTKALKILKSPLAVTLVKIGDNLLVDPTADEEEVLDARLTITFDEDNNLCTVQKGGSGGITTEELHAALDLAQAKAVELRKHL; from the coding sequence ATGGCGAGCAAATCTGGCATAGTCTCACGGCTCAGGCGGAGAAAGATCCAAGAGGTCCTCAAAACGGGGAATCGGATGGACGGGAGGGCCCTAGATGAGTACAGGGAGATCATCTTAAAGACGAGCCCGCTGGAGAAGACCTCGGGCTCTGCTGAGGTAACTATTGGTAAGAGCAGGGTGCTCGTTGGCGTTAAGGTACAGATAGGTAGGCCCTTCGAGGACACCCCCGGGAGGGGGGTCCTGATGTGTAACGCCGAATTCACCCCCATAGCCCACCCTACGTTCGAGCCAGGTCGCCCAAGGGAGAATGCTATTGAGCTTGCTAGAGTGATCGACAGGGGTCTACGCTCCGCGGAGATTCTCGACTTCGATAAACTCAGCCTCATTGACGGAAAATCGGTCTACATGGTGTTCGTCGACATCTACGTGTTGAGCTACGACGGAAATCTCTTTGATGCCGCTTCGCTTGCCGCGATGGCGGCGCTAAACACTACCAAGGGGCCAGTGCACACGGTTAAGAACGGCGTCATCGAGTTGACCAAGAAGACCAAGGCCCTAAAGATCCTCAAAAGTCCCCTAGCGGTTACTCTTGTGAAGATTGGGGACAATTTACTGGTTGATCCGACAGCTGACGAGGAGGAGGTCCTGGATGCGAGGCTTACGATAACCTTCGATGAGGACAACAACTTGTGCACAGTCCAGAAGGGTGGCTCAGGCGGCATTACGACTGAGGAGCTCCATGCGGCCCTGGACCTAGCCCAGGCTAAGGCTGTGGAGCTTAGGAAGCACCTTTAG
- the rpl37ae gene encoding 50S ribosomal protein L37ae (structural models have indicated that the folded zinc-finger motif interacts mainly with domain III of 23S rRNA, whereas the amino-terminal region of L37 interacts primarily with domain II): protein MPRKKKTYGLRLRTRGGMSVRKQWTRITQTKREASRCPSCASLSVKRDTVGVWDCSKCGYRFAGGAYVPATRVGQASHRIRS from the coding sequence ATGCCAAGGAAGAAGAAGACTTACGGTCTTAGGCTTAGGACCCGGGGTGGGATGTCAGTTCGGAAGCAGTGGACCCGGATAACCCAGACTAAGAGGGAAGCCAGCAGGTGTCCAAGCTGCGCGAGTCTCTCGGTGAAGAGAGACACGGTAGGAGTCTGGGACTGCAGCAAGTGCGGTTACCGATTTGCTGGTGGAGCTTACGTCCCTGCCACGAGGGTGGGTCAGGCTTCCCACAGGATTAGGTCATAG
- a CDS encoding KEOPS complex subunit Pcc1 codes for MVGTGMVIAKVWVNVPDGMSSLIEGSLSPEVEHPTSERSRVKVSAVEGRVVISLEASDVVALRAALNSYLRWVGTILDVVDVVS; via the coding sequence ATGGTCGGCACGGGGATGGTGATCGCCAAGGTTTGGGTCAATGTGCCTGATGGGATGTCTAGTCTCATTGAGGGTTCATTATCTCCCGAGGTGGAGCATCCAACCTCGGAGCGGTCCAGGGTAAAAGTTTCTGCGGTAGAGGGAAGGGTGGTTATATCCTTAGAGGCCTCTGATGTGGTAGCCTTGAGGGCGGCCCTGAACAGTTATTTGCGCTGGGTGGGGACTATTTTGGATGTAGTGGACGTTGTCAGTTGA
- the argH gene encoding argininosuccinate lyase — MSLFRSRLAKEFTDRSARFHTSVIEDLRILDDDINGTEAHNIMLYEQGIIPRKALSKILTALEEIRSQWSAGTVEIGAEYEDIHEYIEAKVVEKVGLHVGGMIHTGRSRNDQVVVDMRLRTREELLAINTQLIGLIKALLGLAEDNVETLMMLYTHGQHAQVGTFAHYLVSYADAFLRDSLRLSECYSRVNLNPLGSGPIGGTSINVDRRKTMELLGFDGLIENSIDATSSRDWAVETASVCAILMGNLSRSAADLLEWSSVEFSYVELSDEYSSSSSIMPQKKNPSTLELIRGKSSEVYGCLCELLTMVKGVNSGYYQDLQQTKIPLWRCLDTTKTSLDVMTGIILTLTVNKVKMRERLKGSLIVAVELAETFVTEAGLSFRESYQTAAALVRKVIDEGRNLSDLTPSEINAVAMKVLGKGAQISQEHLNQATDPEACLMKRKSEGSPHPDHVNAMLNKRAILVESIWNGLLVKSQKISGALDSLKIKVESYIEG; from the coding sequence ATGAGCCTCTTCAGGTCTAGACTGGCAAAGGAGTTCACCGATAGGAGTGCCCGGTTCCACACCTCCGTCATCGAGGACCTCCGCATTCTAGATGATGATATCAACGGCACTGAGGCCCATAATATAATGCTTTACGAGCAGGGAATAATCCCTCGAAAAGCTCTCTCTAAGATCCTTACGGCCCTTGAGGAGATCAGGAGTCAATGGAGCGCAGGGACTGTAGAGATTGGGGCCGAGTACGAGGACATCCACGAATATATCGAGGCGAAGGTCGTCGAGAAGGTCGGTTTACACGTGGGTGGCATGATCCATACAGGCAGGAGCAGGAACGACCAAGTTGTCGTAGATATGCGCCTCAGGACCAGGGAGGAGCTCCTCGCGATAAACACCCAGCTTATTGGCCTTATCAAGGCCCTTCTCGGACTGGCAGAGGATAATGTAGAAACACTTATGATGCTCTACACTCACGGTCAGCACGCTCAGGTGGGTACCTTCGCTCATTACCTCGTCTCCTACGCTGACGCCTTCCTCAGAGACTCACTGCGCCTCTCAGAATGTTATAGCAGAGTTAATCTAAATCCCTTGGGATCTGGCCCTATCGGGGGGACCAGTATCAACGTTGACCGCAGGAAAACCATGGAACTCCTAGGATTCGATGGACTCATCGAGAACAGCATCGACGCCACTAGCAGCAGGGACTGGGCTGTTGAGACGGCCTCCGTCTGCGCAATTCTTATGGGGAACCTGAGCAGGTCTGCCGCTGACCTCCTAGAGTGGTCCAGCGTCGAGTTCTCCTATGTTGAACTCTCAGATGAGTACTCCTCCTCAAGTAGCATCATGCCCCAGAAAAAGAATCCCAGCACATTGGAGCTGATAAGGGGTAAGTCCTCAGAAGTCTACGGCTGCCTATGTGAGCTCCTCACCATGGTGAAGGGGGTGAACAGCGGATACTACCAGGACCTTCAGCAGACCAAAATACCTCTCTGGCGTTGCCTTGACACCACTAAGACAAGCCTCGATGTGATGACCGGCATCATATTAACACTTACAGTGAACAAGGTGAAAATGCGGGAACGCCTAAAAGGGAGCCTTATAGTCGCAGTAGAGCTCGCAGAGACCTTTGTCACCGAAGCTGGTCTCAGCTTCAGAGAATCCTATCAGACAGCCGCCGCCCTAGTCAGAAAGGTTATCGACGAAGGAAGAAACCTCTCAGACCTTACACCCTCAGAAATCAACGCCGTTGCCATGAAGGTCTTGGGGAAGGGAGCCCAGATCAGCCAAGAGCATCTCAACCAGGCTACTGACCCTGAGGCATGTCTCATGAAGCGGAAGTCTGAGGGAAGTCCCCACCCGGACCACGTGAATGCAATGCTCAATAAGAGGGCAATACTTGTGGAATCAATCTGGAATGGCCTCTTAGTTAAGAGCCAAAAGATCTCTGGGGCGCTTGATTCTTTAAAAATAAAAGTTGAAAGCTATATTGAGGGATGA
- a CDS encoding cupin domain-containing protein: MDEVATRVEVLNDMVEYQHGAVVSRTIVDKPQGSVSIFAFSKGEGLSEHTTPYDALVQVIDGEVEITIGGKSFHLKEGEVIVMPANIPHALRAIGQFKMLLVMVKT; encoded by the coding sequence ATGGATGAAGTTGCTACAAGGGTTGAGGTCCTAAACGACATGGTTGAGTATCAGCATGGAGCTGTTGTGAGCAGGACAATCGTGGACAAGCCCCAGGGTTCGGTCTCCATCTTCGCATTCTCTAAGGGTGAGGGGCTTAGCGAACATACGACGCCGTACGACGCCTTAGTCCAGGTCATTGATGGCGAGGTGGAGATAACTATAGGGGGCAAGTCTTTCCACCTGAAAGAAGGTGAGGTAATCGTTATGCCGGCTAACATACCTCATGCACTAAGGGCGATAGGCCAGTTCAAAATGCTCCTCGTCATGGTAAAGACCTAA
- a CDS encoding S-adenosyl-l-methionine hydroxide adenosyltransferase family protein: MPIITLLTDYGIKDSYVAEIKGTILRILPNATIVDISHDIGNFSIDEGAFHLARSVPHFPENTVHVGVVDPGVGSSRKGIFIKTKGAWLVGPDNGLLAPAAERLGVENIYEISYRELLPEKISDVFDGRDTFGPTGALLAKGVDPGLIGPEIKDYIRIPMYVPTITDDGVEATIIHVDGFGNMVTNITYDVLNRMGVNVDSVFDVEISGKKLKLPYVRRFSAVPEGELLTVVAGGGYMEFAVNQGNAHNQLGVGKGEKVRITLR, encoded by the coding sequence ATGCCTATAATCACCCTCCTAACGGACTATGGTATCAAGGACTCCTACGTCGCCGAGATAAAAGGAACCATCCTTAGAATCCTTCCCAATGCTACTATCGTCGACATCAGCCACGACATTGGGAACTTCAGCATCGATGAGGGTGCATTTCATTTAGCACGGAGCGTCCCCCACTTTCCTGAGAATACCGTCCATGTCGGTGTTGTCGACCCCGGAGTCGGGAGTAGTCGAAAGGGAATATTCATCAAGACAAAGGGGGCATGGCTCGTTGGCCCCGACAACGGCCTTCTTGCCCCTGCTGCTGAGCGCCTCGGCGTCGAGAATATCTACGAGATCTCATACAGAGAGCTCCTTCCCGAAAAGATCTCGGACGTTTTCGATGGTCGGGACACATTTGGTCCCACAGGAGCCCTCCTCGCAAAAGGGGTGGACCCTGGACTGATCGGCCCCGAGATCAAAGACTATATCCGGATCCCCATGTACGTGCCGACCATAACGGATGACGGAGTCGAGGCTACCATCATCCACGTGGATGGATTTGGCAATATGGTGACAAACATTACGTATGATGTGCTGAACCGAATGGGAGTCAACGTTGACTCTGTCTTCGATGTTGAGATCTCGGGAAAAAAGTTAAAATTACCTTATGTGCGGAGATTCTCAGCAGTACCTGAGGGAGAGCTTCTGACCGTTGTTGCTGGAGGCGGTTACATGGAGTTTGCCGTCAATCAGGGTAACGCCCATAACCAGCTCGGCGTTGGGAAGGGCGAGAAGGTCCGTATCACCCTGAGGTAG
- a CDS encoding SDR family NAD(P)-dependent oxidoreductase: MERFNGKVVIVTGGGNGIGLVIANRFAAEGAKVVIADINDSAGKRTADKIVNSGGTALSINADVTEEDQVRTLVEKVQNHFGRIDILINNAGISVHKLLVEMEREAWDRQIEVQLTGPFLTIKHVGRRMIAQTGGGKIVNISSAASVMGRLKAGPHCSSKGGLNMLTKVAALELAKHGINVNAVAPGLIDVPVQRGEINLSEAYRTSYLEQVPLGRIGVPSDIANMVLFLCTSEAEWITGQIFLVDGGLMSGHYSFQGTHDSKSLYGHDSEG; encoded by the coding sequence ATGGAACGCTTTAACGGAAAAGTAGTCATTGTGACCGGTGGGGGCAACGGCATAGGATTAGTCATAGCAAATAGATTCGCCGCTGAAGGGGCTAAGGTGGTAATCGCAGATATCAACGACTCGGCCGGAAAAAGAACAGCAGATAAAATAGTAAACTCAGGGGGGACGGCTCTATCGATAAACGCCGATGTAACAGAGGAAGACCAAGTAAGAACCTTGGTGGAGAAGGTTCAGAATCATTTTGGACGGATTGATATCTTGATAAACAACGCAGGTATTAGCGTCCACAAATTGCTTGTTGAAATGGAGCGGGAGGCTTGGGACAGGCAGATTGAGGTCCAGCTCACCGGTCCGTTTCTTACTATCAAACACGTCGGACGACGGATGATAGCTCAAACGGGAGGGGGTAAGATTGTGAACATATCCTCCGCTGCATCAGTGATGGGTAGACTCAAAGCGGGTCCCCATTGCTCATCCAAAGGAGGCTTGAATATGCTAACAAAGGTGGCAGCTTTGGAATTGGCCAAGCATGGGATTAATGTCAATGCCGTTGCTCCGGGGCTGATCGATGTCCCCGTGCAAAGAGGAGAGATCAATCTGTCCGAGGCATACAGAACCAGCTATTTGGAACAGGTGCCACTAGGGCGCATCGGGGTCCCATCTGATATCGCCAACATGGTTCTTTTTCTATGCACAAGTGAAGCAGAATGGATCACTGGGCAAATTTTCCTTGTAGACGGAGGGTTAATGTCAGGACACTACTCCTTCCAAGGAACACACGACTCCAAATCGTTGTACGGCCACGATAGCGAGGGATGA